ATAAGGAGCATTCAGGGGCTGCAGGGAATGGTGTTAGTGAATCAGCAGGTGGCACTCTGTTCTCTGAGCCAATGAACCAATGTGGTGTCAAGGAGTATTTTGTCAGGCAGGCTTGGGTTGGATGTGCTCCCCAAGGTTCTGACCTCTTGTCATCACGAGGCAGGGCATGGCACTGTTTGTAAGAGTATAGGCTTACGTATagttattatatatattatatatgtgtgtgtgtgtgttgtagagAGGTTGGCCTCAGTGCCCTGAGCAAATGCTTTATAAGGAGCTCGCATTCCACAGTTTCATCTGGATACACTTCTTCTCCTGAAGCTCTTACCTCGTGGTGTTGAGTGCTGTCAAGCaactgctgccttcctggctacGGGTGGGGGAGTCACCCCAAGATGACCCCTCACCAAGGTATCATGAGATTTACTTAATGGGTTTTATTGACTGTCCCCTTTATTCCTTGTCCAGCTTCAACTGCATCCTCAGCTCCTTTACCCTTTAGTTCATCCAAGTCCCACATCTTCTTCCTCAATTACTTCATCCCGCTGCTCTGCTGCCTCTCACTTCCTTTCCCTGACCTCCTCATTTGTGGTACAGCTCTAGATTTGATGGCACCACTCACTTCTCTGGTTCTTCTCGCTCTCCCATTCTTTCTCATCCCTctcacagagctcccttcctGTAATCACCACCTCACCTTGTTTACCAAATTCACTCCCACCTGCCCTGGTCCGAGCCCACAATCCTTCTCGCCCCTCCTACCCATTTATATCCCTGACAGAGCTCCCTCTGTAACATCCCTCCACTCCTTTGCTTCCACCTTCAACTCAAGCCTCTTTTCCGGGTTTGCCTCCTTTCCCCAGTTGCTCCATTCTGGCCATCCCACCAATCCCTAGCCCTGTTTTATCACCCTGATTCCTCTGCTCCTGTTCCTGAAATGCTGCGACTCTCTGGAGAAAATCCAGGCACCACCTCAACTTCTGCCATCCCCACCTCATTCTCTTCATCCATCTTCTGCACTACgcagctctgcttctcccccaaaTTGATTCCTGTGCCTACATTTCTGAATATCTCTTCCCCACCTTTGACTCTCTCAGCAAATCCTTCTCTCCCCAAGAATATCACCAGTTTGGAAATCAGCACCATTATCAGGAACTTTCACTCTCTCCCACCCAGCAACCCCTCTTCCTTTGCTCAAATCTCCACTCTGAGGGGCCTCTCCTTCTTTTACCCTGCCCCCTTGACCACATCTCCTGGGGCCTGatggccctgctccctccctcaccTAGTGTTCCTTGCCTTCAGTCATCAACAGACTGTGGCTCCCCTTAGCCTCAAAAACTTCTCCTTAGCCCCAACCGCCCCTCCAGTTACTGGCccatctccttccttccttctttcctccAGACTTCTAGAATGTGCCTCTGCTCTCACTGTCTCCATTGTCTCTCTCATTTTGCCTCTGATCCCCTGCCACTGTCTTCCTTTCCCCACTGACACTGCCCTTCCCAAGGTTGCTCACCAACCACCAGCTCTGGACTTACCCTCTTTTCCAGTCTCATCCTTCTTGTTTTTACCCTCATCTTTGACACAGCTGATTCCCCTTGGTCAGCTCTTGACATCACTACTGCAGCCTGCCTGAATCCAACTACCCTCCCCTCCAATCCCCCCACTATGATGGTGTATGGAAACCATCTCCCTCATCCATTACATCTCCCTCCTTGATCCCCTTTGCTAGCTCCCTCTCACAGCCCACACCAAGTTCAAGCTCCTGATCCTCACCACCTTCTATACTACTGGGCTGTGACCTACATCTCAATTCCCCACCCCTGCTAATCCCCTGCTTGCTCTGCCCACATCTCTCACCTAACCATCCCCTTTGCATTCCTGTCCCTTTTCTTCCACGCTGCCCTTTTCAGCTGGAATTCCCTCCCACTAATGGGCTCTGATCTCCCACAGACAGTCACTTATCTCCTATGGCAGGAGAACATGTCTCCTGGTGTTGCAgcatccttccttcccctctttcaAGTCTCTCCTCTGAACATAGGCTTCATAGAAGAAGTATCAGTGTCAATCCACTGCCCAGGGAGTCATCTTATGTATCTGTATTAAAAAATCCCACTGCCTTGCTATTCAATGAATCCACCTTCTGCTCAGCCAGACCTTTCTGTATCTGCATGGTTGTCTGTTGCTTTTCTATTCAGTGGTAAGCTCTTCCATGCCCTGCGTGGAGCTGAGTACCTCCACTCAACAGTAATGATAAGCAACGGGAGTtcagaaagtgctttgagatcttcatgAAGAGAAAAGGTGCttggatactacagtgatgggcactATGGAAAAACCTATGACAGACAGATCAAAGTATTGTTTTTAATTACTCTGCCTCATTGTTTCCTCCAACCTTCTCttactcactcactctctcataCTTCTCCATTATTTATTACTCTTTCTccattctctctcctttcatctcACCTCTCTTCTTTTCCCAAAGTATTTCTAATTAATCTGTCTCTGATTTTCTTCCCTCCAGTGTCAGTCTGTCTTTCCCTGTCTCCTCCCCATCCACCCGCAGCCCCCATCCTCTTCTCCAACTCATCTGCATCCCATCTCCCACTCTGTTCTTTATGCATGAGCTAATTTCAGCTATTCCTTCATATGGGCTAAACGATCCACTCTGTTGTCCTCCAACAAATAAGCTGACAGGGTAATGAATGGCTTTGGATGGTAATTAGTGATGGAGTTGCTAATAATGAAATTCATTTACATTTTAAGCactgcacacacagagagagggggGGGAAGTAGGACCCTGTCATTAACACCCCCTGACATCCCTTGCCTTAGGGGGAGCTCCCGACCAATCAATTTTAGTGATGCGTAAACTGTTTAACATGATTGCACCTCATCTTCCCCATTTAGGAGGCTGTAATAAGCAGAGTTTGTTAAGCAGCAATTAGACAATAATGTTGCCTTGGATTTAAATACCCAATCAGTGCAGCACTGTGGAGGCAGGCTCCATAGAAACATGCTGAGATTTCAGGATGCATCCAACCACTGGAGAAGAGGTACAGAATTCTGCACTGGACCATCAAGCCCTTGACTGGCTGCTTTGCTTAGCATCATGTCAGGCATTAGCAAGCATAAATGTGAATTTGGAGacaaatgctgagcacccacaactgcCATCAATTTCAAAAGTGGGGAGTCAGCCTATAGCATCCCTTGGGATCTGGTCCATATGGCATGGACTGGATTGGGACATATAGCTATAGCCCTATGCCACTCTGAGGCATTGTGCATGATGCCATTCAGAACTCAGGAAGAACATGCATGCTACGCCACCTTTGGAGAAGGGGTAACATCCACTCCCCCCTGCACTCAGCCAGTTCCACTGGCTGATTCAGAAGGGttggatttattatttgtatcagaTCAGTCCAGCCCTCCCCCCAAGCACCATGAATTGCCATTGTTCCCAGTTCAAGTGCAGGAACGGTGGGATGGGTAGAGAGAGATAATCTGGTCCCAATACATAtgtgggaccagatcctcagctagggtAAATGAGTGAAGCCCCCTAGACTTCAGCACATATAAACCCATGAGAAAATCTCTACAGCAGGCAGTATCTCTGCTCCTGATCCTGTATCAACCAGGGCACAGCTTGATTCTCAAGACTCTTGAGAGATGTGCAGCATTGTGCTGAAGCAATATGCATTTCTGGAGCTGTTTAATGTCTTATCAAGATTTGTCATTTTCTGTGCCCGCCATAAAGTTTATGCATTGAGTTAATGAGAGCTGCCTCTGCCTTCCCGGCCCTTTATTCTATGTCAATACCTTCCATGAACAGTTGCCAAATTCCTTCCCATTTGTTATCCTAGGCTTTTAGCCTGAAGATGCATCTTTTTAAAAGAAGCAATTTGTGTGAGAAGCTTAATTCATCCCAGCCTGACTGAGAAAGGAGCGGAGCCGCTCTGTGCCTTACTTGAGAATTTCACAAACATTCATCAGACATAAGGGAGAAAAACAACATTGTTTTTCATCATATGAATGAGGAATTCATGTTTTAAAAGTAGCTACTGTGCATGATCACTACAGCAAGGCATTGGACAGGGACATAAGACATCTagttccgttcccagctctgctacataCTGCCTgcgtgaccttggccaagtcagtcagtctctctgtgcctcaattccccacctgtacaatggggacaaTTTGTCCTCTGTCTGTCTTGCCTACTTAGACTGAGAGATGCATATACTGAGTGTATATGCAACccatagcacaatggggctctgatctcagctggggcaccTAGGTGCTACCTTTATACAAATAACATCATTAAGGGCCAATCTTTAAGACAATGGGACTAGCCCAATTCTACTCAGCAGGATGGAGCTCACTGGGCAGGAGAGAACATGACAGGATGTGGTGCATCTACAACTGTACCGATCCACCAGCCATCTCTTAGCTAGCACAtgtcatctgtagatctcaaagccatTTACTAGTTATCattaactccattttacagatggggaattagTGAGATAGAGAATTAGCCACAGTCATACAACAGGTCAGTAGGAAAGTGGAGTACAGCTCTCTGATTCCCATGCAAGTGCACTGTCCTCCAGATCACACAGCGTCACTGGGAAGGTGCCcctcacttctcccacctccatggAGAGCAGCCACCAAGCAATTCTGTTCTCACTCCACACTCTTGTGGGGAAAaattccctccccctgcagcactGTGGGAAGCCCATGTCCTCAGGCACAGGTTCCAGGCTTTGGCCATAATATTATAACAGGTCAAAGTGTCGGTCCAGGTTTCCCAGACACTCACTGAATGTGGACTGTTTGGGGTAGATTGGATCTGAACACCACTTGTAACTGCACAGCTGGGTTTCATCCAGCCTCCTGCTGACATGAGATCAAGTAGATTTTTAGTTCAGATGAAAATAATCCATGGGTCTCGAGAGGCAGAGCAAACTCAAGTGCAAGTCAATACTCAGGATGTCTTTCCAACTCACATCTCTGCGATGCAGTGGAGAGGACCGCACATGAATTAGGGATTATTCCATAGGTGGAAGTGAATTTAGTGTGGGGAAAGATGCCAGCTTTGGAGGCTGAAGTCTCTCTTTAGCCATGGCATGGTACAACACAGGCAGCATCAGTGCATGCTTCTGCACAGACCTGGAGAGGCTGGAACTGGGTCTGAGGGGAATCCAGTCCCCAGTGCCTATTTGGGTCTTGGAGATCCTGCTGAGACTTACATGTGCTCTCATCTATGTGCTCATGCAGCAAGGCAATTAGTCACCCAGTGTGCATGCAAAATCTACAGCTGGGACtttcaaaaaaaaaccctacaggagTTAGGCTCATAATTCCCACTCAAATTCCATGGACCTTCGGAACTGAACTCCCATGGCTTCTTTGCAAATCCATGGCTAAGTGTTTGCAAAGATTGCTGGGCTAGGTAAGGAAACCAGCTGAATATTTGTCCCTTAGCATTAGATCTGTGCTGGGGGCACCTGTCCATGAGATTTTGCACACAGACCGCTAAGAGCTGATATCAGCTGGTGTAAGCTGCAGGGGAATCTCCTCCTACCTTCTAGGCAGTCAGTGCCACTTGGTGGTTGAGGATGGTCCTTTACTGAGCCCTGGCATTGGGCTGGATTTCCTAATAGCAAACGAACTGGTGCTGCACATGTGTTTGAATAGGAAATGACCCAGTGGCTTTGCCATGGGACACTCACATGCATTGCGGCCTCCATCACTGGGGGGGTTAATCACAGCATAAAGGTGAGTCTTCCTGCTCTTGGCTGAGCATAGTGAGACAGCTGGGAGGTCCTGAGGCATAGCTGGCTAGCTAAGCACCTGGCTGCACAGACAGGGTAATTACTTGCTTAATTGGGTGCCCAGGCCCACTTGTGCTGCTCTCAAAGGGAGATAATTGTGATTGATTTGAGAGCTCATTTACAACTTGTTTCTTGCTTGGCTCCAATAAGAGCTCAGCCCctcactggatcaggccctcactCTTCATGTAGGGTACCCATGGCAAGGGTGGCATTGATATTCATGGGCCCTGTTGCTTGGGGAGACAATGAGAACCCTTAATGCACATGATCCCAAATAACTGCCTGCCTCATCCCTGGCACTGACCTTCCAGGAGCCATCCCACATCCCCTGGGAGTCAGCAGGGATCACCAGCTGGATCTTCACTCCTTTCTGTTGTGAAGTGTTGGGAAAGGAGCTGGTGGGCCAGGGAgctcactgctctcctcccccaTGCCTGGGCAGAGGAGGTAGCAGTCCGTGGGGGCtctttcctccttctctctcctgaGGACCCATGTGTCTGAGCCCTCCCCACCAAAGGCTTTCCCTCTCTCCTCTAAAGGGCAGGGAAGATTCACCTTGGGGATTGTCCCTCCCTTTCCATACCGTATGGTCAGGAGGAGGGGAGTAGCCTGATGACTCCCAGGCAGATCTGGGCTCCTCTGTCACCGTCAGCAAAGACTGGAGCTCCGTTCTCTCTTGCATTTAGCACAGGGATAGAGGGAAGTAGGCAAAAGCTACCTTTGTGCTCTCCATAGTGCCAGAGCAGGCTGGGTTGTCCCCTCATCCTTCAGATGTAAGTTAGAGCAACCTCAtaactgctctaacttatgcctgcccagtgctggggctgggagtggtctGGCTGTTCCATCTGCCCAGTGCTGGAGCTGGAAATTGGAAaatgtatggcgggccatgaatgctcacaaaatggagggttggggtgcgggagggggagtgagtgagggctctggcttggggtaccggctctggggttgggccagCATTGGTGCTGGGGCCGCTCTGGCCATGCCACCATCCCAgtgctgagcagggccggctctaggcactaacgttccaagcatgtgcttggggcagctcttttcaaggggcggcactccggtttgtttgttttggggttttttttgcttggggtggcaaaaaacctggagcagCCCTGGTGCTGAGGCTAGGTCTGGCAGCTCGGCCAGGGGAGGTGCCTTCAGGGGCCGGGTGTCCCACCGGGGGTCAGGCCAAGTGGTGTGGCCCAGGGCTACTGAGGCATGCTGGCTGGGGGTTGGGCCGGGCGATGCAGCCTGGGGAGGCTGGGGCCATGCTGCCCAGCGCTCTGGGGCCAGGAGGGACTAGAGGCGCTAGCCTGGGGCAGAGGCCAGTGGTCACAGTGGGGGCTGGGATCCGGTGGgcatggaaggggcggggcctcctcAAGCCAGGGGTTTACCCACCGCCCATGCATATGGACGCAGCAATGCAAATTCTGCTTGCAGAGTGCTAGGAGCCTCACGCCACCTCCCACTGGATATTGATCCTTGCCTTCCCGGCGAGGCTGCTTTTCTTCCTTCTTGATATCTCTTTTATTGCATTCATTCACTCCCTCTTTTAGGCAGTGGAATGAGGACATCACCAAATAGCAGGCTCTCCATCCCTCATCACTACTCAGTGGGAAAGCATTCCTGTCAAAGGGAAAGTGggccctggcacagaggggccaTTCCCTCCTGGGAAGAGATCGAGGCTAATATGGTCCTCATGCTCATTTATTTCAGGGCTCATATGCACTGCCCCACTGCTGGACTCAGACACTGACCTAGGCAGCCCGCTCACCTGAGCTCACTTCCTCTCAAGAGACCCTAGGCAGGGACGGGCCACACATCTCCTGGAGTGAGCAGAGGATTCAGTCTCTGTGGTCATGCACTATGCTGCTCTGAATCACCAATGAGACATTTATCCTGACCCATCTCTGcatcttgaggtctttaaaccatgatttgaggacttcaataactcagacataggttaggggtttgttacaggagtgggtgggtgatattctgtggcctgcattgtgcaggaggtcagactagatgatcataatggtcccttctgaccttagagtctatgagtctatctcCTCCTAGAGGGGCATGGCTGGAACTCCATGTTCAGTCAGTCCAGAGTTCATTTAACTGCAGCACTGAACCTCAGCAGGACTCTGGGGCACTGTGGGCGTTGACTCACTGCTCTAACTCTGTACCCTCGGTATCCCATCCCTCTAGCCCCTTTCAGACTCCCTCGATGGCAGGAGCACTGTTTCCATGTTTGCTCATCTTCTCTCCACGTTGCTCCAGCCAGGGCCCAGCTCAGCCCTAGCGTTCATCCCCAGGTTTCTAGGAAAGGGACAAATGAGACTAGGCGGTCTGGGCTGAGTTATCCCCGAATACTCTGCTCTGGCGGCTGAAGAGGGAGATTGAATCATGCTAAAAGCCTTATAACCTACATGAGGATGAAATGTCCTATGCTGATCTGTGGGCGGGGTCTGAGGAACGGACGGGGCTTCCTGAACATCTCTCAAGAGATTCCCCATTGACCTGAGGTCAGGGATTGAGGGACAGGGCTCCCTGCACTCCTCACAGGAGACTCCTTGTGACAAACTGGAAATTTCCTGTAATATTTTTTTTGAATCCtggttgtacctcagtttccccatatgctgCATTGTTACCCTGTGGGTGCAAAAGAACTGTTTGCCCTCAGGGCACGGTAAGAGGCATAGTTATGAATGCCACCTGGTTGTCTGAGTCAGGATGGGTCATTAAAAAGGACTGGCTGAGGGCGACCCCATTTCAATGGAGAATCTGAGAAGACAATGGAAAGTGCAGTCACCAAGACATTTTAAGGAAGGGccactgagatctgtgtcccttgTGGGGATGCATGGTGTGGGAGCTGatccagacagacagagagaggcacgagcagcagcagctgcctgtaCTTTGCTGACATTTGCAGTTAGCAGTTAATGTCCTTGAGCTGGAGAAATCACCCATGAGAAGGGGCCAGTTTCTCTTTAAGGGGGCAGGACTCCGGAAGCATCATGAAGAGAAAGAGtagctttccctctccctccccaagctGCTCCTGGACTGGGGAAAAGTCAGACTCTCCTTTTGCCAGAGACTGAGGGAAGTGCAGCTGGGGGATGAagcagagggctccgggctgggctgggaggctgatcaggagtgtggggagagggaggaggagagcgtgggggaggaggaggaggaggagggggaggatctGCTAATTACACAAAACAGCTCTGGGGGCTGCTGAAGTCCAGAATGAAGCAAAGAGCAGCAGAAGCGAGTGCTGCAGTAGGAGCAGAGGAGGCACCGGCAGGGATTCCCACCCCGGGGAGAATTCTGCAGCTCCATTCCTTCTGGGGACTGATTCTCCGGCACAGCCAGGAGGGAACTATCTAGGCTTGACAGAAAGTCCTTCACCAGGGGAGGGAGAGCGCTGAGTAGCCAGTTAGAAGAGGCAGAATCATGGAAGAGCAGCACTAAATTTGCCCCCTTTTTCTGCTGACCTGGAGCAAAGGGAGTTTGGAGCCAAGAATAGTCTCTGGGATGGATGCTGGCATTTAGACATCTGATCTGACTCATTTTCCCTCCAGGAAAGGAAAGCAATGGCTGCCAAAGGGGTGGAATCCACACCCATGCCCCCCGTAGCCCAGTCCAGGATGGAGAACTTCAGGAAGGTCAAGACGTCGGAGCAGGAtagcccactgcccttccctgacCTGCCCCCTGGCGTGGTGGAGATGAAAGTGAAGGAGGGCAGCAAGATCAGGAATTTGATGGGCTTTGCCATGGCCAGGATGGAGCTGAAGGGCACCCGGCAGATAGTCTTCAGTGGCTGTGGTCGGGCAGTCACCAAAACCATCACCTGTGTGGAGATCATGAAGAGGAAGCTGGGGGGCCTCCACCAGGTCACCAAGGTGCGTTACAAGACCCTGCTGGAGGTTTGGGAGAACAAGGACCCTCAGCCTGATGGCCAAGTGGAGAACCTGACCGTCCACAAGAATGTGCCCTCCATCTGTATCCTATTGTCCAAGGACCCCCTGGATACCAATGAGATGGGCTACCAGCCTCCGGAGTCCAGGGATGGGCTGTGGGCTGAAGATGGGGGAACAGAGGAAGATAGACTCAGTTCACTCCCACAAGGGGTGAAGAGACCTTTGGCACTTCCGCATGGGGAGCTGGCTAACAAGAAAATGCAGGTACAGGTACCAGAGAGTCAAAAGGGCTTGGGGACTATGGACTACATGCTGGACTATCATCACtgactcacccccaccccccagagaaaTAACCTAAGCCATACGTAGTGTACATAGAAAAGAGATTATATATTGAAGACACTCTAGATTTTTAGACGCTTTGTAATCAATAAAGGGATGATTAAGCCAGTGCCTTGCTTGGTCATGAGTCCTGGTGATCTCGCGTATTGCGTAGCTTTCCCCACAAAGACTCTGATTCATAGACACCACTGCTCCCCTCCACTTCCCCATCCCCTCAACCTTTGCTgctcttggggtgggggcagtgatcAGCTCTGTTCTCaagctgcagggagctggctaATTAGAAAAAACGTGATGAGAGAGATCAATCCAGTGGAGGGGGCAGTAATGCACCAGGAGCAGCTCATTTGCGTGTGGAAGAATGGGGGTGGTTGTCATATAATTGGATGGGCACGAGGCTTTGCATATGGTCCTGGGTGCCAGGTAAAGAACAGGTTCCCTGCCCAGAGAAACTTGCAAACTGAAAGGCAGGAGAGGGCAGGGTCTGACAGAGTATGCTCCAGGGTGTGGCAGTGTGTGGCCACTGAGGCTGGAAAGGGTTAAAGCCCAATGATCATATTAGCTGATGCTGAGGTGAGAGAAGGGTCCTGCTGGGGCTGCTGAcctcaggctgtgtgtgtgtatccatCCGTACATCCATTTCCTGATCCTTCTCCAGAGAAATGGACATGTAATAATTTTAATCTAATATCCCTACAGGCCATAAAGGTGCAATTTGATCTGGGGGAGCTCTGAGGCTCTAACTGACTGTCAGTAGCACAGCTTGCAATTTCCCTCAAAGGCTTCTCCGTTTCAATAACTGCTCATTCGAATTGGGTATGTAATACTCAAGATCCAGGAAAATCCACAGTGCCAAAAGTTTTTCTCCCTCACCTAGGCTGGGATCTCTTGATGCTGCACCTGTGCTTTTGCGTGTGCAGGAATTTTGAGAGGTTTTTAAACCATTCCTcaacctcttcccatccccctccccggcccagcTCTTCCACACTAAATAattccctctccccagccctgagaGTTCCTGCCTCTGCTAAAGTGTTCTGCTTCTTTCTCCTCCCTTGTGTGTGTAAAGTGAGCAATTCTCTCTTTCCGTGACACTGAGATGGTGTTTATCAGACACTGTTCATAACACAAGGCCCACTCTGTTCCTTCAGTGGATGTTTATATTCCTTTTGGGAGCACAGAGGATGGAGGTAAGGAAGCATTAGTTGATTCTGAGTGTGATTGCTTATATCTATAAGTGTCCAGCTGCTGTGGAATGCAGCAGTTTCTTCTTTAGCTACAGGGTGTGTCTCAATCCATAGGCAGGAACTCAACTCCAGGCTTGGGGAGCTCATGTGTCTCAGATGATTGAGAATGTGTGTCTAACAGACCCCTTGCTCTTGTCAGTGGGACAAAGAAAACCCTCAGGAAAGGAAATAGGAGTAACTGGTCTGTTTCTAACCACAAGTGGAATGACTTGTTTGAATCTCAGTGCCCTGACTAATTGGTGACAAAGCTCACAACTGAGATGTGCAGGTAGTTCCAGGTAGTGGCCCAAACAGCAAACTGAAATTGCGGGGACTTAATATGAAGACCAGACTCTTCTCTCACTCGAGCTGAGGGGGATTTCCTCCATAATAGGCTTTGGGTCCATTTCTGGAGTACTGTGGCTAAAGACCTGCAATGAATAAACATGTAACTCAGGTTTTCCCTGACCCTGGGAAGTGAACAGTAGTCGAGGCCATTCGGTACCTTGCACGATTGGTCCCTAACATCAGGAGATGTGGTCCTTCCATAGCCAGGGTGGAGTCCATTGGTAGAGCATTGTGGACACCTAACATTGACTAAACGGCTCCCAAGCTGGGGAAGGTGAGGAGCAGTGTGAGGAAGCACAGGAAAATATGGATGtggagacagttcctgccctgggAGAGAATGTTCTTCAGAGTCCAGCGTCAGGGGGTATGTGGGACTATATGGAGGTTCTGCACCTAACGATACAGGAAAGAATCAAACCATCTGCAGTGGGTGTTGTAGGGAATACAAAAGCTGCTAGTCACGACTCCTTCATGCACAGTGTCTGGGGGTTGTCAGATCCACCATGAGACATCAGGAAAGATGGTTTGCTTGAAGCTTGTTGGAGTAACACCTTCATTATCGGAGCTGCTTCAATTACAGACAGAGAGGAGCTGTCAGGGTTATTAATGGAGGGCTCAGCATCTCATGGCTCTGTGATTCATTTTgaataaaacacacaaacaagCAGATGGGTTGTTTTCTCCTCTCACCATTTATTGAGTACCAAGCTCTCCATTTTCCATAAGCTGTGAGCCACAGGGCATTGATGCATCTGAAACCACTGTGTCTTTTTCCTCTCTAGTGTGTATTTTTCAgtaattgttttattttgtgcTGTATGGTTTTGGACTTTGCTCTGAAGTAGCTGAAGCCGAGCTACCCTATGCATTCCTTTCTTGGGAACCTCACACAATAGCTAGTATACAAGGGCTACGTATTATCATGATTTTTATGTTCTGAAGATCTTTCAGCTGTTCAAGAAAGGTACTGATTCCACCTTGAGCAAGAAGGAAAGGAAGATGGCTTAAGTAATACAGGGCTGATCTGAAGGTCTATGGTTCAAACCCTCCCATTGATCCAATGTGGGTGAATGCTATGGTTGTATGTGATGGAATTGTGGTTGAGCCAAGCAGTGTGACGTAATGGCCGGGGCCCTAGGCTAAGGCTCTGGAGACCTGGgtgctgttcctggctctgcctgtgaccttgggcaagtcacttcccctgtctttgcctcattttcccctcccaccctctgtctgtctcttgctatgtgtttgtatggCACCTACTGCTATGGAGTCTTGGTCAGGGCCTCGAGTACAGCAATACTAATGATTataaagggtctgattctgcGCTCAGTGTTTTTTACACTTATCCAGAGAAACTATTTACAGAGAGAATCGAGCCTGTGAGAGTCTGTCATCAAAATCTTGGTCCAAGTTCTCTGCTGTTGTTAATGGTTGCAGCTctcctgacttcaatggagttttacccatttataccagcagagaaCTTTTCCCTTTGTTCTTATTCATACTAACTACCCTGgagctgattctgctctcacactgactttacacctgtgtaatTCTATTGGCTGCTGTGGGCTCACTCCTGATTTATGCTGTTATAAATGAGAGTAGCACTGGGCCCATTGACATAAACACAAATAATTCCTGACAGCAGTATGGCTCAGCCTCCAAACTGGGGGGAAATGATCCTACAGCCTGGAAAACTGAGGAGAGCTCTCTGGTTCGGTCTTAGATAGGTTAGCGAGCACATCTAACTCATCTATCTGTCTAACGATCATCACTGTGACATCTGGGCTTGTTAGAGAGTTAGTAAATCCACTGGGTGATCCAGTCCTGTCCCTTTCATATCTTAAATTTAACCTGCAAAAGAAACAAAGATTGGGCTTCTGTCTTTTCGGTTAGAAGTTCTGAAAAATTTtttcacccaaaaaaaaaaaatctgtttttattt
The nucleotide sequence above comes from Mauremys reevesii isolate NIE-2019 linkage group 10, ASM1616193v1, whole genome shotgun sequence. Encoded proteins:
- the RPP25 gene encoding ribonuclease P protein subunit p25 isoform X1, producing the protein MTQWLCHGTLTCIAASITGGVNHSIKERKAMAAKGVESTPMPPVAQSRMENFRKVKTSEQDSPLPFPDLPPGVVEMKVKEGSKIRNLMGFAMARMELKGTRQIVFSGCGRAVTKTITCVEIMKRKLGGLHQVTKVRYKTLLEVWENKDPQPDGQVENLTVHKNVPSICILLSKDPLDTNEMGYQPPESRDGLWAEDGGTEEDRLSSLPQGVKRPLALPHGELANKKMQVQVPESQKGLGTMDYMLDYHH
- the RPP25 gene encoding ribonuclease P protein subunit p25 isoform X2, yielding MAAKGVESTPMPPVAQSRMENFRKVKTSEQDSPLPFPDLPPGVVEMKVKEGSKIRNLMGFAMARMELKGTRQIVFSGCGRAVTKTITCVEIMKRKLGGLHQVTKVRYKTLLEVWENKDPQPDGQVENLTVHKNVPSICILLSKDPLDTNEMGYQPPESRDGLWAEDGGTEEDRLSSLPQGVKRPLALPHGELANKKMQVQVPESQKGLGTMDYMLDYHH